A genomic segment from Epinephelus fuscoguttatus linkage group LG17, E.fuscoguttatus.final_Chr_v1 encodes:
- the tfap2e gene encoding transcription factor AP-2-epsilon isoform X2, translated as MLIHTYSAMDRADGLSGSSPSGRLSQLSSLNQAAYSSAPPLCHTPASDFQPPYFPPPYPQSSLPYSQSQDSYSHLSDPYPSINSIHQHQQAAWHSQRSRSDDGGLLSQSHRALSLDPRREYPAVPRLLHGLGEGAAALGDGPLGMHLGHHGLDDLQGMEEGSALGILDHSVIKKVPIPSKLNGSSLSALSLCKEGLGVGAVSNPAEVFCSVPGRLSLLSSTSKYKVTVGEVQRRLSPPECLNASLLGGVLRRAKSKNGGRCLRERLEKIGLNLPAGRRKAANVTLLTSLVEGEAVHLARDFGYVCETEFPARATAEYLCRQSEPDQLPTRRSMLLATKEICKEFVDMMSQDRSPLGGSRPTPCLEPGVQGSLTHFSLLTHGFGTPAICAALSAFQSYLMEAIKMLDKGEGGGKSHHDKEMKHRK; from the exons ATGTTAATCCACACCTATTCGGCCATG GACCGCGCAGACGGACTAAGCGGCTCTTCACCGAGTGGGCGCCTCTCCCAGCTGTCCTCCCTGAACCAGGCCGCCTACTCCTCGGCTCCCCCGCTCTGCCACACTCCGGCCTCTGACTTCCAGCCTCCGTACTTCCCTCCCCCTTATCCCCAGTCCTCCCTGCCATACTCCCAGAGCCAGGACTCATATTCCCACCTGTCAGACCCCTACCCCTCCATCAACTCCATCCATCAGCATCAGCAAGCGGCGTGGCACTCGCAGAGGTCGCGCTCCGACGACGGGGGACTTCTTTCACAGTCGCACCGGGCTTTGAGCCTCGACCCCCGGCGGGAGTATCCAGCTGTCCCGCGGCTGCTGCACGGTCTCGGGGAAGGTGCTGCCGCTCTCGGGGATGGTCCCCTCGGGATGCACCTGGGACATCATGGCCTGGACGATCTCCAG GGAATGGAGGAAGGATCAGCCCTGGGCATCCTCGACcactctgtcattaaaaaag TTCCCATCCCGTCCAAGCTGAACGGCTCGTCCCTGTCAGCCTTGTCCCTCTGCAAGGAGGGTCTGGGTGTGGGAGCTGTGTCCAACCCAGCTGAGGTTTTCTGTTCGGTCCCTGGTCGCCTCTCGCTGCTCAGCTCCACCTCCAAGTACAAGGTGACAGTTGGGGAGGTGCAGCGACGCCTCTCCCCGCCTGAGTGCCTCAACGCCTCTTTGCTGGGTGGAGTTCTCCGCAG GGCGAAGTCAAAGAATGGTGGCCGCTGTCTGAGAGAGCGTCTGGAGAAGATTGGCCTCAACCTGCCCGCCGGGCGACGCAAGGCAGCCAACGTCACTCTTCTAACATCTCTAGTCGAGG gTGAGGCCGTCCATCTGGCGCGGGACTTTGGTTATGTATGTGAGACAGAGTTTCCAGCCAGAGCCACAGCTGAGTATCTGTGCAGGCAGAGTGAGCCCGACCAGCTCCCAACACGGCGCAGCATGCTGCTTGCCACCAA GGAGATCTGTAAGGAGTTTGTGGACATGATGTCCCAGGACCGCTCTCCGCTGGGTGGCAGTCGACCCACCCCCTGCCTGGAGCCCGGTGTCCAGGGAAGCCTCACCCACTTCAGCCTGCTCACCCACGGCTTTGGTACTCCCGCCATCTGCGCCGCGCTCTCCGCCTTCCAGAGCTACCTGATGGAGGCGATCAAAATGCTGGACAAAGGAGAGGGTGGAGGGAAGAGCCACCACGACAAGGAGATGAAGCACCGCAAATAG
- the tfap2e gene encoding transcription factor AP-2-epsilon isoform X1 has protein sequence MLWKSRTKTDALQDRADGLSGSSPSGRLSQLSSLNQAAYSSAPPLCHTPASDFQPPYFPPPYPQSSLPYSQSQDSYSHLSDPYPSINSIHQHQQAAWHSQRSRSDDGGLLSQSHRALSLDPRREYPAVPRLLHGLGEGAAALGDGPLGMHLGHHGLDDLQGMEEGSALGILDHSVIKKVPIPSKLNGSSLSALSLCKEGLGVGAVSNPAEVFCSVPGRLSLLSSTSKYKVTVGEVQRRLSPPECLNASLLGGVLRRAKSKNGGRCLRERLEKIGLNLPAGRRKAANVTLLTSLVEGEAVHLARDFGYVCETEFPARATAEYLCRQSEPDQLPTRRSMLLATKEICKEFVDMMSQDRSPLGGSRPTPCLEPGVQGSLTHFSLLTHGFGTPAICAALSAFQSYLMEAIKMLDKGEGGGKSHHDKEMKHRK, from the exons ATGCTCTGGAAATCCCGAACCAAGACTGACGCTCTGCAG GACCGCGCAGACGGACTAAGCGGCTCTTCACCGAGTGGGCGCCTCTCCCAGCTGTCCTCCCTGAACCAGGCCGCCTACTCCTCGGCTCCCCCGCTCTGCCACACTCCGGCCTCTGACTTCCAGCCTCCGTACTTCCCTCCCCCTTATCCCCAGTCCTCCCTGCCATACTCCCAGAGCCAGGACTCATATTCCCACCTGTCAGACCCCTACCCCTCCATCAACTCCATCCATCAGCATCAGCAAGCGGCGTGGCACTCGCAGAGGTCGCGCTCCGACGACGGGGGACTTCTTTCACAGTCGCACCGGGCTTTGAGCCTCGACCCCCGGCGGGAGTATCCAGCTGTCCCGCGGCTGCTGCACGGTCTCGGGGAAGGTGCTGCCGCTCTCGGGGATGGTCCCCTCGGGATGCACCTGGGACATCATGGCCTGGACGATCTCCAG GGAATGGAGGAAGGATCAGCCCTGGGCATCCTCGACcactctgtcattaaaaaag TTCCCATCCCGTCCAAGCTGAACGGCTCGTCCCTGTCAGCCTTGTCCCTCTGCAAGGAGGGTCTGGGTGTGGGAGCTGTGTCCAACCCAGCTGAGGTTTTCTGTTCGGTCCCTGGTCGCCTCTCGCTGCTCAGCTCCACCTCCAAGTACAAGGTGACAGTTGGGGAGGTGCAGCGACGCCTCTCCCCGCCTGAGTGCCTCAACGCCTCTTTGCTGGGTGGAGTTCTCCGCAG GGCGAAGTCAAAGAATGGTGGCCGCTGTCTGAGAGAGCGTCTGGAGAAGATTGGCCTCAACCTGCCCGCCGGGCGACGCAAGGCAGCCAACGTCACTCTTCTAACATCTCTAGTCGAGG gTGAGGCCGTCCATCTGGCGCGGGACTTTGGTTATGTATGTGAGACAGAGTTTCCAGCCAGAGCCACAGCTGAGTATCTGTGCAGGCAGAGTGAGCCCGACCAGCTCCCAACACGGCGCAGCATGCTGCTTGCCACCAA GGAGATCTGTAAGGAGTTTGTGGACATGATGTCCCAGGACCGCTCTCCGCTGGGTGGCAGTCGACCCACCCCCTGCCTGGAGCCCGGTGTCCAGGGAAGCCTCACCCACTTCAGCCTGCTCACCCACGGCTTTGGTACTCCCGCCATCTGCGCCGCGCTCTCCGCCTTCCAGAGCTACCTGATGGAGGCGATCAAAATGCTGGACAAAGGAGAGGGTGGAGGGAAGAGCCACCACGACAAGGAGATGAAGCACCGCAAATAG
- the ncdn gene encoding neurochondrin — MADSADVTPAVSSQPPGKEEKDGGEGEGGSDKDAEGGLTDAQREVLEKCIHTLRQAQNDSHILAALLLITRLCPASKLDKPTLRRVFEAVGVNLPARLLVTAVRGSDNSGLPPQELLSLGTALLAALSTDPDMASQPQLLTTIPLLLGILANGLENQQEQKAQEHNQDGDKKLGPDCKVYSAESSNMDSNPSNVAKSTGESKQKCDDGSEASKVLTSQETSPSSKLDEAVATDCYQVLTAVSALPRGTDQLLTRGVIPALCHAVEQNQTFSHERGLALLGCLLSGKAKDKVWSKHPAELLTLLVGLSKDFCQATGQTKLDMCTQLAQFLPPVGVAVESEELKGVVGRVWGALRPILQAKLTPRQIGQILVLGACLLDLHGWELVGPPKFCCLLVNRACVEVRMGLEEPPGSVLSPEQQHTLTGCYRIMEAAIEQACCQGVSQTAVPPQSSIPSLSLQQSRQVLAVLEEAFSAIMYYLQQVEPSRYSDPFVFATFRSLCSWLAEETSCLKEEVTTLLPFLIGYSRSHLKGDSPEQGLSDWMTEMSVREGKEAWTGKEALRYLLPALCHLSAEEGPRKVLLTLDTPALLVEYLSQCWASIKGKSGVASTRDPSMETACSALLNFTVTEPERVRKDPCFRVLEALLNAALPVLVHKPHLLVLTANYCTLGLMIGRLKSAPSGSVEASQRRFFSAALGFLHSALDSGSNPGPVKVSLSWEESWDEVAELWRLGLQALGGCVRAQPWITTLVREEGWLKHTLTMLSQCSALPDQHTQEALEEALCAMAHQCSVCKAEIGDMMRNGKGALMCMTNLKKSVGVE; from the exons ATGGCTGACAGCGCCGACGTTACACCTGCCGTGAGCAGCCAGCCTCCTGGAAAAGAGGAGAAGGATGGAGGAGAAGGTGAAGGAGGCTCGGACAAGGATGCAGAAGGTGGTTTGACTGATGCCCAGAGGGAAGTGTTGGAGAAATGTATTCATACTCTCAGGCAGGCTCAGAATGACAGTCATATATTGGCTGCCCTTCTGTTG ATAACTCGCTTGTGCCCTGCAAGCAAGCTAGACAAACCCACCTTGAGGCGCGTCTTCGAGGCAGTTGGCGTGAACCTTCCAGCCCGGCTTTTGGTGACTGCGGTCAGAGGGAGTGACAACTCTGGCTTACCTCCGCAAGAGCTTCTTTCACTGGGCACAGCTCTGTTGGCTGCCCTCAGCACAGACCCTGACATGGCCTCCCAACCACAGCTCCTCACTACCATCCCACTCCTGCTGGGCATTTTAGCAAATGGTCTTGAGAACCAACAGGAACAGAAAGCTCAGGAACACAACCAAGATGGAGACAAGAAGCTAGGCCCAGATTGTAAAGTCTATTCAGCAGAGAGTTCAAACATGGATAGTAATCCTAGCAATGTGGCAAAATCAACAGGAGAGAGCAAGCAAAAGTGTGATGATGGAAGCGAAGCAAGTAAAGTATTAACATCTCAAGAAACCTCTCCCTCCTCCAAGCTCGATGAGGCCGTGGCTACTGACTGCTACCAGGTCCTCACAGCTGTGTCTGCCTTACCCAGAGGTACGGACCAGCTGCTAACCAGGGGTGTCATTCCTGCTCTGTGTCACGCAGTGGAACAAAACCAGACTTTCAGCCACGAGAGGGGGCTTGCCTTGCTTGGTTGCCTCCTCTCAGGTAAAGCCAAAGACAAAGTGTGGAGTAAACACCCTGCAGAACTCCTCACTCTGCTTGTTGGGCTCTCCAAAGACTTCTGCCAAGCCACAGGCCAAACCAAGCTGGACATGTGTACCCAGTTAGCGCAGTTTCTCCCCCCAGTGGGAGTAGCAGTAGAGAGTGAGGAGCTGAAGGGAGTTGTGGGCCGCGTATGGGGGGCATTGAGACCCATTTTGCAGGCTAAGTTGACACCGAGACAGATCGGGCAGATCCTGGTCCTTGGTGCTTGTCTGCTGGATTTACATGGGTGGGAGCTGGTGGGACCGCCAAAGTTCTGCTGCTTACTGGTGAACCGGGCCTGTGTGGAGGTCAGAATGGGTTTGGAGGAACCGCCTGGTAGCGTACTGAGCCcagagcagcagcacacactcacag GCTGTTATCGAATCATGGAGGCCGCCATAGAGCAGGCCTGCTGTCAGGGAGTGTCGCAGACCGCTGTGCCACCTCAGAGCTCCATCCCGTCACTCAGTCTACAGCAGAGCAGGCAGGTCCTCGCGGTGTTGGAAGAGGCCTTCTCTGCTATAATGTACTACCTGCAGCAG GTGGAGCCAAGTCGCTACAGTGACccatttgtttttgccactttcCGCTCTCTGTGCTCGTGGCTGGCTGAGGAGACATCCTGTCTGAAGGAGGAAGTGACCACACTGTTGCCGTTTTTGATTGGCTACTCCCGGAGCCACCTGAAGGGTGACAGCCCAGAGCAGGGCCTCTCTGACTGGATGACCGAGATGTCCGTCAGAGAGGGGAAGGAGGCGTGGACGGGCAAAGAAGCTCTGAG GTATCTTCTCCCAGCCCTGTGCCACCTGTCAGCAGAGGAAGGTCCCAGGAAGGTGCTGCTCACTCTCGACACCCCGGCCCTACTGGTGGAGTATTTGTCGCAGTGCTGGGCTTCCATCAAGGGGAAAAGTGGGGTGGCTTCCACCAGGGATCCCAGCATGGAGACAGCCTGCTCAGCTCTTCTCAACTTCACTGTCACAGAGCCAGAGAGAGTCAG GAAGGACCCATGCTTCAGAGTGCTGGAGGCCCTTCTGAATGCAGCACTTCCAGTTCTGGTGCATAAACCCCACCTGCtggtgctaacagcaaactaCTGCACATTGGGACTGATGATTGGCAGACTCAAATCAGCTCCCTCAG GCTCAGTTGAAGCTAGCCAGAGGCGGTTCTTCTCTGCAGCTCTGGGGTTCCTCCATAGCGCCTTGGACTCTGGCTCCAACCCTGGTCCGGTGAAGGTGAGCCTCAGCTGGGAGGAGAGTTGGGACGAGGTGGCTGAGCTCTGGAGGTTGGGTCTGCAGGCTCTGGGAGGCTGCGTCCGCGCTCAGCCCTGGATCACCACACTGGTCAGAGAGGAAGGttggctcaaacacacactcaccatgCTGAGTCAGTGTAGCGCACTACCTGACCAGCATACACAGGAGGCGCTAGAGGAAGCTCTGTGCGCCATGGCACACCAGTGCTCAGTCTGTAAAGCGGAGATTGGGGACATGATGAGGAACGGTAAAGGAGCTTTGATGTGTATGACGAACCTGAAGAAGTCAGTGGGAGTAGAGTGA